A single Triticum dicoccoides isolate Atlit2015 ecotype Zavitan chromosome 2A, WEW_v2.0, whole genome shotgun sequence DNA region contains:
- the LOC119354691 gene encoding uncharacterized protein LOC119354691, whose product MGSDKQSGSPLLGTLKMERVRTILTHTPYPHEHSRHIMTAVIIGCLFFISSDNMHTLIHKLDSNIKWWSMYVCLIGFFYFFSSPFLGRTIQPSYSNFNRWYVAWLCFASLYHLPSFQSMGVDMRMNLSLFLTIYFSSVLFITAFHIIFIGLWYIGLVARMAGTRPGIWTIVQNCTVISIACCVFYSHCGNLAVPKSESFDKSSDPSLLAFLKNENGTTWISNFLFMNELKDQICSSWFAPVGSASDYPLLSKWVIYGELVCSGSCAGPSDEISPLYSLWATFVGLYIANFVVERSTGWALTHLSPVSEEEKLRKHMKPDFLDMVPWYSGTSADLFKTTFDLMVSVTLFVGRFDMRMMQAAMKSTTDETRNDDVLYDYFNEREDLWFDFVADTGDGGNSSYTVARLLAQPSIQTVIGGSMHTLPRGNLLVIGGDLAYPNPSSFTYERRFFGPFEYAMQPPRWYKAEHIAVDKPEVPPGVSKMKKYDGPQCFIIPGNHDWFDGLNTFMRYICHKSWLGGWFLPQRKSYFALQLPKGWWIFGLDLALHGDIDVYQFKFFAELCRNKVGENDSVIIVTHEPNWLLDWYWKETTGKNVSHLIQDYLNGRCKLRMAGDLHHFMRHSATPSDKPTFVEHLLVNGCGGAFLHPTHVFKNFERFSGTTYECKAAYPSYEESSGIALGNILKFRKKNWQFDIIGGFIYFILVFSMFPQCNLVHILNEETWSGRLQSFSSTIWSALLFIFEHSYVSSVGSLTLLMASYSFVPSKLTRKKRAIIGSLHVLAHLTAALVLMLLMELGIEICIRNHLLATSGYHPLYDWYRSMESEHFPDPTGLRTRLEQWTLGLYPACIKYLMSAFDVPEVMAVTRINICKNGMMSLSRSVLIMYYTSVFIYFWIFSTPVVSLIFGSYLYICINWFHIHFDEAFSSLRIANYKSFTRFHIKKDGDLEIFTLAVDKVPKDWKLDPKWEAEERGPHQLSHHRRYPSKWRSASSPDPVRSVRVVDHFTITRTVAPDPETSC is encoded by the exons ATGGGTTCAGACAAGCAGAGTGGTAGCCCACTATTGGGAACCCTCAAGATGGAGAGGGTTCGGACGATCCTGACACATACGCCATATCCTCATGAACACTCGAGGCATATCATGACGGCAGTGATAATTGGGTGCCTCTTTTTCATCTCGTCCGACAATATGCATACTCTGATACATAAACTGGACAGCAATATCAAATGGTGGTCCATGTATGTTTGCTTGATTggtttcttctacttcttttcatcTCCCTTCCTTGGAAGAACAATTCAGCCGAGTTACTCAAATTTCAACCGATG GTATGTCGCTTGGCTTTGCTTTGCATCCCTGTATCATCTCCCTAGCTTCCAATCAATGGGCGTTGATATGCGCATGAACCTTTCACTTTTTTTGACTATATATTTCTCTTCTGTCCTCTTCATCACCGCCTTTCACATCATATTTATTGGTCTCTGGTACATTGGACTGGTTGCTCGCATGGCAGGCACAAGACCAGGAATATGGACCATAGTACAAAACTGTACT GTCATCAGTATTGCGTGCTGTGTATTCTACAGTCATTGCGGGAATCTTGCTGTGCCCAAAAGCGAATCTTTTGACAAGAGTTCTGATCCAAGTTTGCTTGCTTTTCTTAAAAACGAAAATGGAACCACATGGATATCAAATTTTCTCTTTATGAATGAACTAAAAGATCAGATATGTTCATCTTGGTTTGCACCTGTTGGATCCGCAAGTGACTATCCTCTTCTGTCAAAGTGGGTTATATATGGGGAG TTAGTTTGCAGTGGATCCTGTGCTGGCCCATCAGATGAAATATCTCCTCTGTACTCACTGTGGGCTACATTCGTTGGCCTTTATATTGCCAACTTTGTTGTGGAGAGATCAACTGG ATGGGCTCTTACTCACTTGTCACCAGTATCAGAagaagagaagctcagaaaacataTGAAACCAGATTTCTTGGATATGGTACCTTGGTACTCAGG GACATCGGCTGATTTATTCAAGACGACGTTTGATCTTATGGTCTCTGTAACTCTTTTTGTTGGGCGATTTGACATGCGCATGATGCAG GCTGCAATGAAAAGTACTACAGATGAAACTCGGAATGACGATGTGCTCTATGACTATTTTAATGAAAGAGAAGACCTTTGGTTTGACTTTGTCGCAGACACTGGTGATGGTGGAAATTCATCATATACAGTTGCCCGGCTGCTGGCTCAGCCATCCATTCAGACTGTAATTGGTGGTTCTATGCATACTCTTCCACGTGGAAATTTGCTTGTTATTGGCGGAGATCTTGC GTATCCAAACCCTTCGTCCTTTACATATGAGAGACGCTTCTTTGGTCCTTTTGAGTATGCTATGCAACCTCCGCGTTGGTATAAGGCTGAACATATAGCTGTGGATAAGCCTGAGGTTCCTCCGGGAGTATCAAAGATGAAAAAATATGATGGACCCCAATGTTTCATAATTCCCGGGAACCACG ATTGGTTCGATGGGCTTAACACCTTCATGAGATATATATGTCACAAAAGCTGGTTAGGTGGATGGTTTCTGCCTCAGAGGAAGAGTTACTTTGCATTGCAGCTTCCGAAAGGTTGGTGGATATTTGGTCTTGATCTAGCTCTTCATGGTGACATTGATGTATACCAATTCAAGTTCTTTGCAGAACTTTGTCGGAATAAG GTTGGAGAGAACGACTCTGTGATCATTGTTACACACGAGCCAAACTGGCTCCTCGATTGGTATTGGAAGGAGACTACAGGCAAGAATGTCTCACATTTGATTCAGGACTACCTGAATGGAAGGTGCAAACTTCGTATGGCTGGGGATTTGCATCATTTTATGAGGCATTCTGCAACACCATCAGATAAACCAACTTTTGTTGAACACTTACTTGTCAATGGATGTGGTGGTGCCTTTCTGCACCCAACACATGTTTTCAAAAACTTTGAAAGGTTCTCTGGTACTACCTACGAGTGCAAGGCTGCTTATCCCTCTTATGAGGAATCTAGTGGG ATTGCACTGGGCAATATATTAAAATTCCGCAAGAAGAATTGGCAGTTCGACATAATTGGTGGTTTTATTTACTTCATACTGGTATTCTCCATGTTCCCACAG TGTAATCTTGTTCACATCTTAAATGAGGAAACATGGTCTGGGCGTCTGCAAAGCTTCTCAAGTACAATATGGAgtgctttgctttttatttttgaaCACTCTTATGTCTCCTCAGTAGGAAGTCTAACTTTGTTGATGGCATCATATTCATTTGTACCATCCAAACTCACAAGGAAAAAAAGAGCTATTATCGGTAGCCTGCATGTTTTGGCCCATCTGACTGCAGCTCTAGTTTTAATGTTGCTCATGGAGTTGGGCATTGAAATATGCATACGGAATCATTTACTGGCAACGTCAG GTTATCACCCTCTATATGATTGGTATCGGTCAATGGAAAGTGAGCATTTCCCAGATCCAACTGGTCTTCGTACTCGATTGGAACAATGGACGCTTGGACTATATCCAGCATGTATAAAATACCTTATGTCAGCCTTTGACGTCCCAGAG GTCATGGCTGTTACAAGGATCAACATTTGCAAGAACGGCATGATGTCGCTTTCTCGGAGTGTTCTGATCATGTACTATACTTCTGTATTTATCTATTTCTGGATTTTCTCAACTCCAGTTGTTTCCCTCATATTTGGTAGTTACCTATACATATGCATCAACTGGTTCCACATACACTTTGATGAAGCCTTCTCGTCTTTGCGCATCGCAAACTACAAATCTTTCACAAGGTTCCATATTAAGAAGGATGGTGATCTAGAAATATTTACACTTGCAGTTGACAAG GTCCCAAAGGATTGGAAATTGGATCCCAAGTGGGAGGCAGAGGAAAGAGGGCCTCATCAGCTCAGCCACCACCGGAGATACCCTAGCAAATGGAGGTCAGCCTCATCTCCAGACCCCGTCAGGTCGGTGCGGGTCGTTGACCATTTCACCATCACAAGAACAGTAGCACCAGATCCCGAGACCTCCTGCTGA